One region of Peribacillus simplex genomic DNA includes:
- a CDS encoding ABC transporter ATP-binding protein — MKHLLHFIKRIHDYSGKILYINLICMILIGLLEGVGIFLLIPLIGMTGILDISTVEVPFLSWVNELFLGIPETISLLLILGVYVLLMVGQSIFKRNQTILGVKIQQGFIRHLRDETYGSLLQVNWGFYLKKRKSDIINIMTNETFKVSAGINLVLQFLSSIIFTFIQIGIALYLSVTMTSFIIVFGLILIFFSRKFIKKSQSLGKETFQLTQTYLAGMTDHLNGMKDIKSNSLEDSHLSWFLSLSEKMEKNRIKLTTVNTTSQMIFKVVSSLLIAIFVFFSIKMFMAQPAQLMLIMVIFSRLWPRFTSIQSNLEQIGSTLPSFKALLDLQNECRVARELYESDYKNIKPIEIKRGLDCRNVYFSYDQSESTYALKNINVHIPSNRMTAIVGRSGAGKSTLIDILMGLNQPNRGEVRIDDTPLTNDRLLSLRRSISYIPQDPFLFNATIRENLLIIDPHASDESIWESLEFAAAADFVRKLPQGLDTLIGDRGVRLSGGERQRLVLARAILRKPAILVLDEATSALDTENEAKIQSAIERLKGKMTIIVIAHRLSTIRNADQVLVMDQGEIIQVGEYNQLASEKRGMFSNLLGIQMESSV; from the coding sequence TTGAAGCATCTCTTGCATTTTATCAAGCGGATACATGATTATTCAGGGAAAATTCTTTATATCAATCTTATTTGTATGATTTTAATAGGTTTATTAGAGGGTGTAGGAATTTTCTTATTAATCCCGTTGATTGGAATGACCGGTATTTTAGATATTAGTACAGTGGAAGTTCCTTTTTTAAGTTGGGTTAATGAATTATTCTTAGGAATTCCTGAAACGATTAGTCTTTTATTGATACTGGGAGTTTACGTGTTGTTAATGGTTGGACAAAGTATTTTTAAGCGGAATCAAACAATCCTGGGAGTGAAAATCCAGCAAGGTTTTATTAGGCATTTAAGAGATGAGACCTATGGAAGTTTACTGCAAGTAAATTGGGGATTTTACCTGAAAAAGAGGAAATCTGATATCATCAACATCATGACAAATGAAACCTTCAAAGTGAGTGCGGGTATTAATTTAGTCTTACAGTTTTTATCTTCTATTATTTTTACTTTCATTCAAATCGGTATTGCGCTTTATTTATCTGTTACTATGACTAGTTTTATCATAGTTTTTGGATTGATCCTAATCTTCTTCTCCAGGAAATTTATCAAAAAGTCTCAGTCTTTAGGAAAAGAAACTTTTCAACTAACACAAACATATTTAGCGGGTATGACAGATCACCTTAATGGCATGAAGGATATCAAAAGTAATTCATTAGAAGATTCTCATTTGAGTTGGTTTCTTTCCTTAAGTGAAAAAATGGAAAAAAACAGAATCAAGTTAACTACAGTAAATACAACTTCTCAAATGATCTTCAAAGTTGTTTCTTCATTATTAATTGCGATTTTTGTCTTTTTTTCGATAAAGATGTTCATGGCCCAGCCAGCGCAATTAATGTTGATAATGGTTATTTTTTCAAGGTTATGGCCAAGGTTTACAAGTATTCAATCTAATTTAGAGCAAATAGGATCTACTCTTCCATCTTTTAAAGCATTATTAGATTTACAAAACGAATGTAGAGTTGCGAGAGAGTTATATGAATCCGATTATAAAAATATCAAGCCTATTGAAATTAAACGAGGGTTAGATTGTCGTAATGTGTATTTTAGTTATGATCAAAGTGAGAGTACGTATGCCCTTAAAAATATAAACGTACACATTCCCTCTAACCGGATGACGGCTATTGTAGGGCGATCGGGTGCCGGAAAAAGCACCTTAATAGATATTTTAATGGGGTTGAATCAACCTAATAGGGGTGAAGTCAGAATAGATGATACTCCCCTTACTAATGACCGCTTATTATCGTTGCGGAGGTCCATAAGTTATATTCCACAGGATCCATTTCTTTTTAATGCAACAATAAGGGAAAATTTGCTGATCATTGACCCTCATGCAAGTGATGAATCCATATGGGAGTCTTTAGAGTTCGCTGCAGCTGCCGATTTTGTCAGAAAGCTTCCTCAAGGTTTGGATACACTCATAGGTGATCGAGGTGTCCGCCTGTCAGGAGGAGAAAGGCAGCGTCTAGTACTAGCCAGAGCGATTCTGCGTAAACCAGCCATCCTTGTTTTGGATGAAGCAACAAGTGCGCTGGATACCGAGAACGAAGCAAAGATTCAATCCGCTATTGAAAGATTAAAAGGAAAAATGACCATCATTGTAATAGCTCATCGATTATCGACGATTCGCAATGCCGATCAAGTGTTGGTCATGGATCAGGGAGAAATTATTCAGGTCGGTGAATATAATCAATTAGCGAGTGAAAAAAGAGGGATGTTTAGCAATTTATTAGGGATCCAAATGGAATCAAGTGTGTAA
- a CDS encoding lasso peptide biosynthesis B2 protein, giving the protein MNITKKARNFLRLNFKTKLLLIEAFLHLGRARYLKSISFSKVAPSLGEQMKETSYTSNSSNNEVLASISRAIHIMSRYTFWESQCLVKAIAGMRMLEKRNIDSTLYLGTAKDENGELIAHAWLRSGPFYITGAEVMDRFTVVSKFAKKNSNEKLKEQESS; this is encoded by the coding sequence ATGAATATCACAAAGAAAGCGCGGAATTTTCTTCGGTTGAACTTTAAAACAAAGCTGCTGCTTATTGAGGCATTTTTACATTTAGGTAGAGCCCGTTATCTTAAGAGCATCTCATTTTCAAAAGTTGCTCCTTCACTAGGTGAACAAATGAAAGAGACATCATATACCTCCAATTCATCGAATAATGAGGTTTTAGCCAGTATATCGCGAGCTATTCATATTATGAGTCGGTACACTTTTTGGGAAAGCCAATGCCTTGTAAAGGCAATTGCTGGTATGAGAATGCTGGAGAAAAGAAATATAGATAGTACTCTTTATTTAGGTACAGCTAAAGATGAGAATGGAGAACTCATTGCACATGCTTGGTTACGTAGTGGTCCTTTTTATATAACCGGTGCTGAAGTGATGGATAGGTTCACGGTCGTTTCTAAATTCGCTAAAAAGAACAGTAATGAAAAGCTGAAAGAACAAGAATCTAGTTAA
- a CDS encoding lasso peptide biosynthesis PqqD family chaperone, translated as MLKTNQITLEKAIVQREGNIVSDMDGEKVMLSVQKGKYYNLGTLGGEIWDLMKQPITIHDLVTTLQSQYDVAQTECEEQVTDFINQLLEQGLVKIEDSINS; from the coding sequence ATTTTGAAAACAAATCAAATTACGTTAGAAAAAGCAATTGTACAAAGGGAAGGTAACATCGTAAGTGACATGGATGGAGAAAAAGTGATGTTAAGTGTTCAAAAAGGAAAGTATTATAATTTAGGAACATTAGGTGGTGAGATATGGGATCTAATGAAGCAGCCCATTACGATTCATGATTTAGTTACAACCTTACAGTCTCAATATGATGTAGCTCAAACCGAGTGTGAGGAACAAGTCACGGACTTTATAAATCAATTGTTAGAGCAAGGCCTAGTTAAAATAGAAGATAGCATTAATTCCTAG
- a CDS encoding aldolase, which produces MVEIVQNIGYRAFGLNLFSEIPLPEVPRLGIFKDMTDVEIEYGDLSELWEKQVLLPKQKYVVEDHMVMFQVPGIAIFKIQEGKKITVSPISNSDEDHVRLYILGTCMGIILLQKKVIPLHGSAVNINGKAYAFVGDSGAGKSTLAAAFLKEGFQLLSDDVIPVSLSKDNKPFITPSYPQQKLWQESLQVFGIEKKGYQPLFERETKFAVPVTSSFSNEPLPLSTVFELVKTEHGEVTLQKINQLERFRTLFCHTYRNFLVPRLGLMEWHFMESVNILNKIHMYQLHRPNTGFTVNNLVSQILENINEEDSLF; this is translated from the coding sequence ATGGTAGAGATTGTACAAAATATAGGTTATAGAGCTTTCGGATTGAACCTTTTTAGTGAAATACCCCTTCCTGAAGTACCCAGACTCGGAATTTTCAAGGACATGACCGATGTGGAAATTGAATACGGGGATTTATCAGAGCTTTGGGAGAAGCAAGTTCTTTTGCCAAAACAAAAATATGTTGTTGAGGATCATATGGTTATGTTTCAAGTTCCCGGCATTGCCATATTTAAGATTCAAGAAGGAAAGAAAATTACCGTTTCACCTATATCAAATTCTGATGAGGATCATGTTCGACTATATATTCTTGGAACATGTATGGGGATTATCTTACTTCAGAAAAAAGTGATACCTTTACATGGAAGTGCAGTAAATATCAATGGGAAGGCATATGCGTTCGTTGGTGATTCAGGAGCTGGAAAATCAACACTTGCTGCCGCTTTTTTAAAAGAAGGATTTCAACTTTTAAGTGATGATGTTATCCCTGTTTCTCTATCAAAAGACAATAAACCCTTTATAACTCCCTCATATCCACAACAAAAACTATGGCAAGAAAGTTTACAAGTTTTTGGAATAGAAAAGAAAGGTTACCAGCCTTTATTTGAAAGGGAAACAAAATTTGCTGTACCAGTTACGTCTAGTTTTTCAAATGAACCTTTACCATTAAGCACTGTATTTGAATTAGTAAAAACAGAGCATGGAGAAGTTACACTACAAAAAATAAATCAACTAGAACGTTTCCGAACTTTATTCTGTCATACATATCGTAATTTTCTAGTCCCACGATTAGGCTTAATGGAGTGGCATTTTATGGAGTCGGTAAATATTTTAAATAAAATCCATATGTATCAATTGCATCGGCCTAACACAGGATTTACAGTCAATAATCTTGTATCTCAAATATTAGAAAATATAAACGAGGAGGATTCTTTATTTTGA
- a CDS encoding paeninodin family lasso peptide, protein MKKEWQTPKLEVLNINMTMGGPGVTIPDGVQNDPDEMVHHS, encoded by the coding sequence ATGAAAAAAGAATGGCAAACTCCAAAATTAGAAGTACTTAACATTAACATGACTATGGGAGGTCCTGGTGTAACCATCCCTGATGGTGTGCAGAATGATCCAGATGAAATGGTTCACCATAGTTAA